In Fusarium oxysporum Fo47 chromosome IX, complete sequence, the following proteins share a genomic window:
- a CDS encoding Snf7-domain-containing protein has translation MGELADYLINNDPSFSRSRLAARYSDFRSQRTLNPDGYQANISAWRQALSDLVAKGKISHRGSSPDHFVLKLDDSLLRSLEHKEFGQPLALGTVVREATAGRDFIPLQDFEKSQQSIYQRSWAGLPWSVMSWTLRQLGVVDPARGDDKLPTGQYVIVKNMEAAAKELGDLMAEKVSRFDRVFSRAQFQKAFSAALVKGQHLTDSDLDVLLKFLSRDKEVIEYDGKTIRIKGSGEQSGITKEDAAIASLKELTESLKHQADLLNTRIDELSQTAKDAVTKKNRVAALAALKSKKIAETSLATRYATLNQLEEVSAKLEQAADNVQLVNVMEASSGALASLNAQVGGAERIDAVMDRLREQSSATDEVSAILAESTGEVIDETALDDELEAMEAQEREKEEEMTKSKEAEEQKARDEREAAEAQKKLDELPDVPADGEEIRQKEQTPTSETGIANLAI, from the exons ATGGGCGAGCTCGCCGACTACCTCATCAATAACGACCCCAGCTTCAGCAG GTCACGATTAGCAGCCCGATACTCGGATTTTCGATCACAGCGCACCTTGAATCCCGATGGCTACCAGGCAAATATTTCCGCCTGGCGCCAGGCCCTCTCAGATCTTGtcgccaagggcaagattTCCCACCGCGGATCCAGCCCCGACCACTTCGTCCTCAAACTCGACGACTCCTTACTGCGGTCACTGGAACACAAGGAATTTGGCCAGCCCCTGGCCCTCGGAACCGTAGTGCGCGAAGCGACCGCCGGCCGGGACTTTATACCACTACAGGATTTCGAGAAATCGCAACAGAGTATCTATCAGCGCAGTTGGGCTGGTCTGCCATGGAGTGTGATGAGTTGGACTTTGCGACAGCTGGGCGTGGTAGACCCTGCTAGAGGCGACGACAAGCTGCCCACAGGTCAATATGTCATTGTCAAGAATATGGAAGCTGCCGCGAAGGAGCTGGGCGATCTGATGGCCGAAAAAGTGTCAAGATTCGATCGCGTTTTCAGCAGAGCACAATTTCAAAAAGCCTTTTCCGCCGCTCTCGTTAAAGGCCAACATCTGACGGACTCGGACCTAGACGTTCTACTGAAGTTTTTGTCGCGGGACAAGGAAGTCATCGAATATGATGGGAAAACGATCAGAATCAAGGGCTCTGGGGAGCAGAGCGGTATCACAAAGGAAGACGCTGCGATCGCATCCCTGAAGGAGCTCACAGAAAGTCTGAAGCACCAAGCCGACCTCCTTAACACACGCATCGATGAACTCTCCCAAACAGCCAAGGATGCCGTCACTAAAAAGAATCGCGTTGCAGCTCTTGCGGCGCTCAAATCCAAAAAGATTGCCGAGACTTCGTTGGCTACTCGCTACGCGACTCTGAACCAATTAGAAGAAGTTTCCGCCAAGCTCGAGCAGGCTGCTGACAATGTGCAGCTTGTCAACGTCATGGAGGCTTCTTCTGGTGCGCTGGCAAGCCTCAATGCACAGGTCGGTGGTGCCGAGCGCATCGATGCAGTTATGGATCGCCTACGGGAGCAGAGCAGTGCGACCGACGAGGTGAGCGCTATTCTGGCCGAATCAACAGGCGAGGTCATCGACGAAACTGCGCTCGACGACGAGCTCGAGGCTATGGAGGCGCAAGAGCgcgaaaaggaagaagagatgacGAAGAGCAAGGAGGCCGAGGAACAGAAAGCCCGCGACGAACGGGAGGCAGCCGAGGCGCAAAAGAAGCTCGACGAGTTGCCTGATGTGCctgctgatggtgaggagATCCGACAGAAGGAGCAGACACCAACATCCGAGACTGGAATTGCAAATCTGGCGATATAG
- a CDS encoding DNA polymerase subunit Cdc27 has product MDEHKKFLADRLLSEEQPITYRVLSRALDVHVNTAKEMLYDFHSYQNAQKANSVHATYLIYGTKTPEKDESDGDVEMSGSSPEEPLSDEVPTSTLTLAREEELNDILAAYEQVVSIHVYSLSPHPQKDLSLLSDVASQLSEYSSNGDITATSKKYGVISNPNARRRERTIRPQASTSAPSQAVKTEPAASKSTSKTTVKQETSAVKPEAKQMKPAKQESSAPSSKEGTPAPSGGKKPAPSLKRGVSGGIMQSFAKAAARPPKPKPAPKKEEDTTMALSDDGEADDSDIVATKSKSSVDSTDIKRKRQEREDALRKMMEDDDDEEEKEDSDKESEQADEEMEEAPEPEAEPEAKKEESEPAEVISSTGDGRRRGRRRVMKKKRILDDQGYMVTIQEPGWESFSEDEAPPPTKEAAPAPTPTPSSSTGSKSKKPAPKGQGNIMSFFSKK; this is encoded by the exons ATGGACGAACATAAAAAGTTTTTAGCAGATCGTCTGCTTAGTGAAGAACAACCG ATCACGTATCGGGTCTTGAGTAGAGCTTTGGATGTACATGTCAACACTGCCAAAGA GATGCTTTATGACTTTCACAGCTATCAAAATGCGCAGAAAGCTAACTCTGTTCATGCGACATATCTAATTTATGGCACCAAAACTCCAGAGAAGGACGAATCTGACGGCGATGTTGAAATGTCAGGCTCATCGCCCGAGGAGCCCCTTTCAGATGAGGTTCCGACTTCCACACTGACTCTGGCTCGGGAAGAAGAACTAAACG ATATTCTAGCTGCTTATGAGCAGGTAGTTTCGATCCACGTCTACAGTCTTTCACCTCATCCCCAAAAAGATCTTTCTCTCCTGTCAGATGTTGCATCTCAACTCTCGGAGTATTCATCAAATGGGGACATCACGGCCACATCTAAGAAGTATGGCGTTATTAGCAACCCGAACGCTCGAAGGAGAGAACGGACGATCCGACCTCAAGCGTCTACTTCAGCTCCCTCTCAGGCCGTCAAGACAGAGCCTGCTGCATCAAAGTCAACATCCAAGACAACGGTCAAGCAAGAAACGTCAGCGGTGAAGCCCGAGGCAAAGCAAATGAAGCCTGCTAAACAGGAGTCTTCAGCTCCGTCGTCCAAGGAGGGAACACCAGCTCCAAGTGGCGGGAAGAAGCCCGCGCCATCTCTTAAACGAGGAGTATCTGGCGGTATCATGCAATCATTCGCAAAAGCGGCTGCACGACCACCTAAACCCAAGCCTGCccccaagaaggaagaggacaCAACTATGGCTCTCTCTGATGACGGTGAGGCAGATGACTCTGATATCGTGGCAACCAAGTCAAAGTCCAGTGTAGATTCTACCGATATCAAGCGAAAGCGCCAGGAACGTGAGGATGCACTACGAAAAATGAtggaagacgatgacgacgaagaggagaaggaagattcCGACAAGGAATCCGAGCAAGccgatgaagagatggaagaagcaCCAGAACCTGAGGCAGAGcccgaggccaagaaggaagagagcGAACCAGCAGAAGTGATCTCGAGCACTGGTGATGGGCGCAGGAGGGGTAGAAGACgcgtgatgaagaagaagcgaatCCTTGACGATCAAGGATATATGG TCACCATCCAAGAACCTGGCTGGGAATCCTtttctgaggatgaggctccCCCACCGACCAAAGAGGCAGCCCCTGCTCCTACACctacaccatcatcatctacAGGCTCCAAATCAAAGAAGCCGGCGCCAAAGGGACAGGGCAACATTATGTCGTTCTTTTCAAAGAAGTAG